In the Granulosicoccus antarcticus IMCC3135 genome, AGCTTGCATCCATGCAATTCAATGCAGCAGAATTTCACCCTGCCGTCGAAGCCGTGAGGGTCGCCAATTCGCCATGCTGACACTGATTGACTGATGCCAGAATCGCCCGGTCTACCGCTACGGTTGCCGCCTTCGACGATGAGGCAAGCAAAGAAACAACTCTCAGGAATGTCAGAAGCCAGCTTGATCGTGAATTGACTGCAGTTTCTTGAGTTTTTGAATCCAATGAATCATAATGATAATCATTAGCATTTGAGTGTCACAGTGCTGATACCACCTAATAGAGACTCATCATCATGTTCATAGCCATGAATCGGTTCAAGATTCGTCCCGGTAGTGAAAAAGCCTTTGAAGCCATTTGGGAATCTCGGGATTCTCACCTGAATGAAGTTCCGGGGTTTAAGGAGTTTCATTTGTTGCGCGGCCCCGAAGCTGAAGACTACACACTCTATTCCTCACACACCGTCTGGCGTTCGAAGGAAAGTTTCGATGCCTGGACACATTCCGAGGCATTCAAAAAAGCTCATAAAGGTGCTGGTAGCCATGGAGATGTCTATTTAGAGCATCCGCAGTTTGAGGGATTTGAAGTCGTGCAGGCATCAAGCCGCGCTGAAAGCACGGCTTAGCTAAAGAATCGTGGAATCGACTTGGAGCAATGTAGCTCCGAGCCGATGAAAAAGCTCTGAATTTCAGCCTATTTGGTCAAGATGAGCTTTTCATTACGCGTGATACGCAATACGTATTCCGCTCCCTGATGCTTGATTCGCAAAGTACGCCTCCCACCTAACAAGTCGACAGCCTTGATACTGTCGTTGACAGACAGGCTCTGCCCGTCGCCAGGCTCCTCGATTGCGGGAACGATTTGACCGACGCTGGATCTGGATAGTTTGCTGATCACATTAACTCTCATCGCTTCTGGACTTGCTAAGATCCTCTGGTTTCACACAAGGCTGAAAACAGATTGCGA is a window encoding:
- a CDS encoding antibiotic biosynthesis monooxygenase family protein, producing MFIAMNRFKIRPGSEKAFEAIWESRDSHLNEVPGFKEFHLLRGPEAEDYTLYSSHTVWRSKESFDAWTHSEAFKKAHKGAGSHGDVYLEHPQFEGFEVVQASSRAESTA
- the hemP gene encoding hemin uptake protein HemP; the protein is MISKLSRSSVGQIVPAIEEPGDGQSLSVNDSIKAVDLLGGRRTLRIKHQGAEYVLRITRNEKLILTK